The Amycolatopsis mongoliensis genome includes a window with the following:
- a CDS encoding cobalamin biosynthesis protein → MPLRLGTTAAGLVTGYAADTLFGDPRRGHPVAIFGSAAARLERVLWADSKPRGAAFAGLCTFSAVGLGVALQTATRRRPFARFSLTAVCTWVVLGGRGLAAEGAEMARLLEAGEVPSARQRLSHLCARDATTLDSAELTRAATESIAENTSDAVVAPLFWGAVAGMPGLLGYRAFNTLDAMVGYRSPRYRNFGWAAARADDVANLVPSRIGAVLTAMCAPLARGRARSAWRVWRRDGGQHPSPNAGQVEAAFAGALDIRLGGTNSYGGEVESRARLGEGRDPEPVDLRRAVRLSRLVGLAAVVAATAAAR, encoded by the coding sequence GTGCCACTCCGTCTAGGGACAACCGCTGCCGGACTCGTTACCGGATATGCCGCCGACACCCTGTTCGGTGACCCTCGACGGGGGCACCCGGTCGCGATCTTCGGTTCGGCGGCCGCGCGTCTCGAACGCGTCCTGTGGGCGGACTCGAAGCCGCGCGGAGCCGCCTTCGCGGGGTTGTGCACCTTCAGTGCTGTCGGTCTCGGCGTCGCGCTTCAGACGGCGACGCGGCGACGCCCCTTCGCACGCTTCTCCCTCACGGCCGTGTGTACGTGGGTAGTGCTCGGCGGACGCGGCCTCGCCGCCGAAGGAGCCGAAATGGCCCGCCTGCTCGAAGCGGGCGAAGTGCCTTCGGCGCGTCAGCGGCTCTCGCACCTCTGCGCGCGCGACGCGACGACGCTCGACTCCGCCGAACTGACCCGCGCGGCGACCGAGTCGATCGCCGAGAACACCTCGGACGCCGTGGTCGCGCCGTTGTTCTGGGGTGCGGTCGCCGGGATGCCCGGCTTGCTCGGCTACCGCGCGTTCAACACGCTCGACGCGATGGTCGGGTACCGGTCGCCGAGGTACCGGAACTTCGGCTGGGCCGCGGCGCGCGCCGACGACGTGGCCAATCTTGTGCCGTCGAGGATCGGAGCAGTGCTCACGGCGATGTGCGCGCCCCTGGCGCGAGGCCGCGCGCGAAGCGCGTGGCGGGTCTGGCGCCGCGACGGCGGGCAGCACCCGAGCCCGAACGCGGGGCAGGTCGAGGCGGCGTTCGCGGGGGCACTGGACATCCGGCTCGGCGGGACGAACAGCTACGGCGGGGAAGTGGAGAGCCGCGCCCGGCTCGGGGAGGGGCGCGATCCGGAGCCGGTCGACCTGCGGCGGGCGGTGCGGTTGTCCCGCCTGGTCGGGCTGGCCGCGGTGGTGGCCGCGACGGCGGCGGCCCGATGA
- a CDS encoding cobyric acid synthase: MSGLLVAGTTSDAGKSLVTAGICRWLARRGVRVAPFKAQNMSNNSMVCADGAEIGRAQWLQARAARVEPEAAMNPVLLKPGSDRRSHVVALGKPFGTLEAGEYATGRAGLAEIAFHAFQDLGERYDVVVCEGAGSPAEINLRGGDYVNMGLARRFGLPVLVVGDIDRGGVLAAMFGTLALLSAEDQALVAGWVVNKFRGDVGLLRPGLDSLETVTGRPVLGVLPWLDRVWIDSEDALAAAGWRREAHGRGLRVAVVRFPRASNATDVDALAAEPGVTVTLTADPDTVAAADVVVLPGSRATVDDLAWLRDRGLDTALAARAAAGRPVLGICGGYQMLAESIVDDVESGAGEAPGLGLLPARVTFAEEKVLARPSGTWRGNPVGAYEIHHGSVTVPSASESFLDGVRQGAVWGTMWHGAFENDAFRRAWLTEAAAQAGVGWTPAAGAPGFADLREEMLEKLADAIDEHLDTAALRTLLDLGAPKDLPFVPPGAP; encoded by the coding sequence ATGAGCGGCCTCCTCGTCGCCGGGACGACGTCCGACGCCGGCAAGAGCCTCGTCACCGCCGGGATCTGCCGGTGGCTCGCCCGCCGGGGCGTCCGCGTCGCGCCGTTCAAGGCGCAGAACATGTCCAACAACTCGATGGTCTGCGCCGACGGCGCCGAGATCGGACGCGCCCAGTGGCTGCAGGCGCGGGCGGCCCGGGTCGAGCCCGAGGCCGCCATGAACCCCGTCCTGCTCAAGCCGGGCAGCGACCGGCGCAGCCACGTCGTCGCGCTCGGGAAGCCCTTCGGCACCCTCGAAGCCGGGGAGTACGCCACCGGCCGCGCCGGGCTCGCCGAGATCGCCTTCCACGCCTTTCAGGACCTCGGCGAACGCTACGACGTCGTCGTCTGCGAAGGCGCCGGCAGTCCCGCCGAGATCAACCTGCGCGGCGGCGACTACGTCAACATGGGCCTCGCACGGCGGTTCGGGCTGCCCGTGCTCGTCGTCGGCGACATCGACCGCGGTGGCGTCCTGGCCGCCATGTTCGGCACCCTCGCGCTGCTCTCGGCCGAGGACCAGGCGCTCGTCGCGGGCTGGGTCGTCAACAAGTTCCGCGGCGACGTCGGCCTGCTGCGGCCCGGCCTCGACAGCCTCGAGACGGTGACCGGCCGGCCGGTGCTGGGCGTGCTCCCGTGGCTCGACCGCGTCTGGATCGACTCCGAGGACGCCCTCGCCGCCGCGGGCTGGCGCCGCGAGGCCCACGGCCGGGGGCTGCGGGTGGCCGTCGTGCGCTTCCCGCGCGCGTCCAACGCCACCGACGTCGACGCGCTCGCCGCCGAACCCGGCGTCACGGTGACGCTCACGGCCGACCCCGACACCGTCGCGGCGGCGGACGTCGTGGTGCTGCCCGGGTCGCGCGCCACCGTGGACGACCTGGCCTGGCTGCGCGACCGCGGCCTCGACACGGCGCTGGCCGCCCGCGCCGCGGCGGGCCGGCCGGTGCTCGGCATCTGCGGCGGCTACCAGATGCTCGCCGAGTCCATCGTGGACGACGTGGAGTCCGGTGCGGGCGAGGCGCCGGGCCTCGGCCTGCTGCCCGCGCGGGTCACGTTCGCCGAAGAGAAGGTGCTCGCCCGCCCGTCGGGGACCTGGCGGGGCAACCCCGTCGGCGCGTACGAGATCCACCACGGCTCGGTCACCGTGCCGTCGGCATCGGAGTCCTTTTTGGACGGAGTACGCCAGGGCGCGGTCTGGGGCACGATGTGGCACGGCGCCTTCGAGAACGACGCCTTCCGCCGCGCGTGGCTCACGGAGGCAGCAGCCCAGGCCGGGGTCGGGTGGACCCCGGCGGCGGGCGCGCCCGGCTTCGCCGACCTGCGCGAGGAGATGCTGGAAAAGCTGGCCGACGCGATCGACGAGCACTTGGACACGGCGGCCCTGCGCACGCTGCTGGACCTGGGGGCGCCGAAGGACCTCCCGTTCGTCCCGCCCGGCGCGCCCTGA
- a CDS encoding DUF4190 domain-containing protein: MFDETRSTLSSHSQTTVRGPVESPGTDGFAIASLLCGLPGLVPLSALFGILALVRISRSKESGRGLAIAGLVLSVVWLGVGLTTVVPKLLTHAASGPDYIHTMAAGDCLNSGADGEYVTRVSCDQPHDEQVVKRVDVSSGYETYPGVAALRDPALLACEAAAVAYFTEGTPPPSLKFMAHLPTEDSWADGVREATCTFRQVSGQLTAFVRP, from the coding sequence TTGTTCGACGAAACGCGCTCGACGCTGTCCAGCCACAGCCAGACGACGGTCCGCGGGCCCGTCGAGTCCCCCGGGACCGACGGGTTCGCGATCGCGTCACTGCTGTGCGGCCTGCCCGGCCTGGTCCCGTTGAGCGCGCTGTTCGGCATCCTCGCGCTGGTCCGGATCAGCCGGAGCAAGGAGAGCGGACGCGGGCTCGCGATCGCCGGGCTGGTGCTCAGCGTGGTCTGGCTGGGCGTCGGGCTCACGACCGTGGTGCCGAAGCTCCTCACGCACGCGGCGTCCGGTCCGGACTACATCCACACCATGGCGGCCGGCGACTGCCTGAACTCGGGCGCCGACGGCGAGTACGTCACCCGGGTGTCCTGCGACCAGCCGCACGACGAGCAGGTCGTCAAGCGGGTCGACGTGAGCAGCGGCTACGAGACCTACCCGGGTGTCGCGGCGCTGCGCGATCCGGCCCTGCTCGCGTGCGAAGCCGCGGCGGTGGCGTACTTCACCGAAGGAACCCCGCCGCCCAGCCTGAAGTTCATGGCGCACCTGCCGACCGAGGATTCCTGGGCCGACGGTGTCCGCGAGGCGACCTGCACCTTCCGGCAGGTGAGCGGGCAGCTCACCGCGTTCGTCCGGCCCTGA
- a CDS encoding CbtA family protein translates to MMKTLLVRGMLAGLIAGVLAFGFAYAFGEPSVNTAIGLEESGGHAHSHDPGATPAPAEQPEEELVPRDIQSTVGLLTGVVVYGVALGGLLSLAFAFAQGRLGNLRPRVTALLLTGGAFAVVFLVPFLKYPANPPAVGQPGTIGSRTELYFGFVAVSLLVGILATVSGRKLADRFGAGNGFLLAAAGYLVVIGVVAWLMPVVDEVPAEFPASTLWSFRTASIGTQVTLWLALGLAFGALAEKSLAKKAAVAAGS, encoded by the coding sequence ATGATGAAGACCCTGCTGGTCCGCGGCATGCTCGCGGGCCTGATCGCCGGCGTGCTCGCGTTCGGGTTCGCCTACGCCTTCGGCGAGCCGTCGGTGAACACCGCCATCGGGCTCGAAGAGTCCGGCGGCCACGCCCATTCCCACGACCCGGGCGCCACCCCCGCGCCGGCCGAGCAACCCGAAGAGGAGCTCGTCCCGCGGGACATCCAGAGCACCGTCGGGCTGCTCACCGGCGTCGTGGTCTACGGCGTCGCGCTCGGCGGCCTGCTCTCGCTCGCCTTCGCGTTCGCCCAGGGCCGCCTCGGCAATCTCCGCCCCCGGGTGACGGCGCTGCTGCTCACCGGCGGCGCGTTCGCCGTGGTGTTCCTCGTCCCCTTCCTGAAGTACCCGGCCAACCCGCCGGCCGTGGGCCAGCCGGGCACGATCGGCTCGCGCACCGAGCTGTACTTCGGGTTCGTCGCGGTGTCCCTGCTGGTGGGCATCCTGGCGACGGTGTCCGGCCGCAAGCTCGCGGACCGCTTCGGCGCGGGGAACGGCTTCCTCCTGGCCGCGGCGGGCTACCTCGTCGTGATCGGCGTGGTGGCCTGGCTGATGCCGGTGGTCGACGAGGTTCCCGCGGAGTTCCCGGCCTCGACGCTGTGGAGCTTCCGCACCGCCTCGATCGGCACCCAGGTGACGCTGTGGCTGGCGCTGGGCCTGGCGTTCGGTGCCCTCGCGGAGAAGTCGCTGGCCAAGAAGGCCGCGGTCGCCGCCGGATCGTGA
- a CDS encoding CbtB domain-containing protein, with protein MSHTAAPAVPLPIRIPIREIVPWAVFVVLLALIALYFVSAEQGATAVFANMYVHEFVHDGRHLLAFPCH; from the coding sequence ATGTCCCACACGGCAGCTCCCGCCGTTCCGCTCCCGATCCGCATCCCGATCCGTGAGATCGTGCCGTGGGCGGTGTTCGTGGTGCTCCTCGCCCTGATCGCGCTGTACTTCGTGAGCGCCGAACAGGGCGCGACCGCGGTGTTCGCGAACATGTACGTCCACGAGTTCGTGCACGACGGCCGGCACCTGCTGGCCTTCCCCTGCCACTGA
- a CDS encoding ROK family protein: MVAALDVGGTTIKAALLDEQLQPRATLRAETARSADGTALAAQVADIVAALAEQAGTGMPAAVGVVVPGIVDEETRVCHFSANLDWREVHFGELLEGRLGLPVAFGHDVTAGGIAEFRVGAGQGATNAAFIPVGTGIAAALLLDGRIHRAHGQAGEVGHIDVGHSGKCGCGAIGCLEAISSAAAIARRYTERTGRAADGAREVVELARHGDEVAVAVVQDALDGLGHGIRTLLTLLGPEVIVLGGGLFTAADYVLEPVREWLAAHLTFQRMPELRIAKLGDEAGRLGAGLLALDLLEA, translated from the coding sequence ATGGTGGCGGCCCTCGATGTGGGCGGGACGACGATCAAGGCGGCACTGCTGGACGAGCAGCTCCAGCCCCGGGCGACGCTGCGCGCGGAGACGGCGCGCAGCGCGGACGGCACGGCGCTGGCCGCCCAGGTCGCGGACATCGTGGCCGCGCTGGCGGAGCAGGCCGGCACCGGCATGCCGGCGGCGGTCGGCGTGGTCGTGCCCGGCATCGTCGACGAAGAGACCCGCGTCTGCCACTTCTCGGCCAACCTCGACTGGCGCGAGGTCCACTTCGGCGAGCTGCTGGAGGGGCGGCTCGGGCTGCCGGTGGCGTTCGGGCACGACGTCACCGCGGGCGGCATCGCCGAGTTCCGCGTGGGCGCGGGGCAGGGCGCGACGAACGCGGCGTTCATCCCGGTCGGCACCGGGATCGCGGCCGCGCTCCTGCTCGACGGCCGGATCCACCGCGCGCACGGGCAGGCGGGCGAGGTCGGGCACATCGACGTCGGCCACTCGGGCAAGTGCGGCTGCGGCGCGATCGGGTGCCTGGAGGCGATCTCCTCGGCGGCGGCGATCGCCCGCCGCTACACGGAACGCACGGGCCGCGCGGCCGACGGCGCCCGCGAAGTGGTCGAGCTGGCCCGGCACGGTGACGAGGTGGCGGTGGCGGTGGTGCAGGACGCGCTCGATGGTCTGGGCCACGGGATCCGGACGTTGCTGACGCTGCTGGGGCCGGAGGTGATCGTCCTCGGGGGCGGCCTGTTCACCGCGGCGGACTACGTGCTGGAGCCGGTCCGGGAGTGGCTGGCCGCGCATCTGACGTTCCAGCGGATGCCGGAGCTGCGGATCGCGAAGCTGGGCGACGAAGCCGGGCGGCTGGGGGCGGGGTTGCTGGCGTTGGACTTGCTGGAAGCCTGA